The following are encoded in a window of Sphingobium sp. AP49 genomic DNA:
- a CDS encoding N-succinylarginine dihydrolase, translating into MTVREINFDGLIGPSHNYAGLSLGNLASSRNAGAISHPRAAALQGIEKMRGNIRLGLAQGLFLPQWRPDGSWLAMLGTDIANADPHIRAAAMSASSMWAANAATVSPATDTADGRTHLTVANLVTMAHRSHEWPQTLMQLRLAFSDTRAFAVHPPIPAPFGDEGAANHMRLSERHDLPGVEVFVYGQSGGPFPARQHIEASKAVARIHELDPARTLFVQQSEAAIAAGAFHNDVVAVANERVLFTHEQAFADKDAFYAALRHALPGVEIVEVPASAVSLSDAIRSYLFNAQLVTLPDGAMALILPSEARTVPAVWNWLEQMIAGNGPIRQLHPVDVRQSMANGGGPACLRLRVVADPKDIDPRFLVDETKLDEIGRIVEAYWPEAIAPDDLADTRLIARIEQSWLTLVDHLRLSGDLLP; encoded by the coding sequence ATGACGGTCAGGGAAATCAATTTCGATGGGTTGATCGGCCCGAGCCACAATTATGCGGGTCTGAGCCTGGGCAATCTCGCCTCATCGCGCAATGCAGGGGCGATCTCCCATCCCCGGGCTGCCGCGCTCCAGGGCATAGAGAAGATGCGCGGCAATATCCGCCTGGGCCTGGCACAGGGGCTATTCCTGCCGCAATGGCGGCCTGACGGCAGTTGGCTGGCGATGCTGGGCACCGACATTGCCAATGCCGATCCCCATATCCGTGCTGCCGCCATGTCGGCATCCTCAATGTGGGCGGCCAATGCCGCAACGGTTTCGCCTGCGACTGACACGGCAGATGGACGTACCCATCTCACCGTCGCCAATCTCGTCACCATGGCCCATCGCAGCCATGAATGGCCGCAAACCCTGATGCAGTTGCGGCTGGCCTTTTCCGATACGCGTGCCTTTGCAGTGCACCCACCGATCCCCGCCCCTTTCGGTGACGAAGGTGCGGCCAACCATATGCGCCTGTCCGAGCGGCACGACCTGCCCGGCGTGGAAGTGTTCGTTTATGGCCAGTCCGGCGGCCCCTTCCCCGCGCGGCAGCATATTGAGGCGAGCAAGGCGGTGGCGCGCATCCATGAGCTGGATCCGGCGCGAACCCTTTTCGTACAACAATCCGAAGCGGCGATCGCCGCCGGCGCATTTCACAATGACGTCGTTGCGGTTGCCAATGAACGGGTGCTGTTCACCCATGAACAGGCCTTTGCCGACAAAGACGCCTTCTACGCCGCGCTGCGCCATGCGTTGCCGGGCGTCGAAATCGTCGAGGTGCCGGCGAGCGCCGTGTCGCTGAGTGACGCGATCAGAAGCTATCTTTTCAACGCCCAGCTCGTCACCCTGCCCGACGGCGCCATGGCGTTGATCCTGCCAAGCGAAGCCAGGACGGTGCCGGCCGTCTGGAACTGGCTTGAACAGATGATCGCTGGCAATGGCCCAATTCGCCAACTGCACCCCGTCGATGTCCGGCAGTCCATGGCCAATGGCGGCGGCCCGGCCTGCCTGCGCCTGCGCGTGGTGGCGGATCCAAAGGATATCGATCCGCGTTTCCTCGTCGATGAAACCAAGCTTGATGAAATCGGCAGGATTGTGGAGGCCTATTGGCCCGAAGCGATTGCGCCGGATGACCTTGCCGATACCCGTCTCATCGCCAGGATCGAACAATCATGGTTAACGCTTGTTGACCATCTGCGTCTTTCGGGCGACTTATTGCCTTAG
- a CDS encoding hydrolase, which yields MNGILPSEMALLECAAAAPMLAQVETWAAINSGSRNLTGLSHMASLLADAFSVLPGDLRLIDAAPVEAVTPEGHVSTTEQGRHLFLSVRPQAPIRLLLTGHMDTVFPLDHPFQALRWLEPGVLNGPGVADMKGGLAVMLAALTAIETMREAATIGYDVVINSDEEVGSPSSAALLRQVAAGKLAAFTYEPALPDGTLAGARAGSGNFSIIVTGRSAHAGRNPDDGRNALLAAADLALRLKAGSGPGLSCNPARIDGASPNNVVPDHAILRVNFRPRTAADERAAQALIEHAMADVARNHEVDLHLHGGFGRPPKPMDAKAERLFGLVRRCGAELGLPIGWRDTGGVCDGNNIAACGVPVVDTMGVRGGNIHSDAEFLIADSLAERAQLSTLTLLRIAQGQYR from the coding sequence ATGAACGGCATCCTCCCGTCCGAAATGGCCCTGCTGGAATGCGCAGCCGCCGCGCCGATGCTTGCGCAGGTGGAGACCTGGGCGGCGATAAATAGCGGGTCGCGGAATTTGACGGGGCTGAGCCATATGGCCAGTCTTCTGGCGGACGCATTTTCCGTTCTGCCGGGCGATCTCCGGCTGATCGACGCCGCCCCGGTCGAGGCCGTGACGCCCGAGGGCCATGTTTCGACGACCGAACAGGGGCGCCATCTCTTTCTGTCGGTTCGTCCGCAGGCACCGATACGTCTGCTGCTTACCGGGCACATGGACACGGTGTTCCCGCTCGATCACCCCTTCCAGGCGTTGCGCTGGCTGGAGCCTGGAGTGCTGAACGGCCCAGGGGTCGCTGACATGAAAGGGGGGCTTGCCGTCATGCTGGCGGCGCTGACGGCGATCGAAACGATGCGGGAAGCGGCGACGATCGGCTATGACGTCGTCATCAACAGCGACGAGGAAGTGGGGTCTCCGTCATCGGCCGCCCTGTTGCGCCAGGTCGCAGCGGGCAAGTTGGCCGCTTTCACCTATGAACCAGCCCTGCCCGACGGTACATTGGCAGGCGCGCGGGCGGGCAGCGGCAATTTCTCGATCATCGTCACAGGACGCAGCGCCCATGCCGGGCGCAATCCCGATGATGGCCGCAACGCCCTACTGGCCGCTGCCGACCTCGCGCTGCGGCTGAAGGCCGGCAGCGGCCCCGGCCTGTCCTGCAACCCCGCCAGGATCGACGGCGCCAGCCCCAATAATGTCGTGCCCGATCATGCCATATTACGGGTGAATTTCCGCCCCCGCACGGCAGCGGACGAGCGCGCTGCCCAGGCACTGATAGAGCATGCCATGGCCGACGTGGCGCGGAACCATGAGGTCGATCTTCATCTGCATGGTGGATTTGGCCGACCACCCAAGCCAATGGATGCCAAGGCCGAAAGATTGTTCGGCCTGGTCCGTCGCTGCGGTGCAGAATTGGGGCTGCCGATCGGATGGCGCGATACCGGCGGCGTTTGTGACGGCAATAATATTGCGGCCTGTGGCGTCCCCGTTGTCGACACGATGGGCGTGCGCGGCGGCAACATCCACAGCGACGCCGAATTTTTGATCGCCGACAGCTTGGCCGAGCGTGCCCAACTTTCCACGCTGACGCTGCTCCGGATCGCACAGGGACAATATAGATAG
- a CDS encoding arginine N-succinyltransferase, whose amino-acid sequence MSFFMRTARADDLQTLYEMAKLTGGGFTNLPPDRTSLAAKLERTEAALAREEAGVRDDLIVLVLENAQTGQVRGTCQIFSTVGQSWPFYSYRLGVLTQHSRELARTFRAQMLSLTTDLEGSTEVGGLFLHPRERAEGLGLLLARSRYLYIRNHRDRFGDRVIAELRGVIDEAGGSPFWDGLAGRFFGMNFQEADEFNAVNGNQFIADLMPKTPIYTAMLTDSARAVIGLPHPNGRAAMRMLETEGFTNAGYVDIFDGGPTMVGQIDQLRTVAQARDTTLTAIHERGGDKMLVATGSLADYRCTYGFVLESADGAVSLDAASAALLRLEPGQIFTMAGRA is encoded by the coding sequence TTGAGTTTCTTCATGCGCACCGCACGGGCGGACGATCTGCAGACATTATATGAAATGGCCAAACTGACCGGTGGGGGCTTTACCAATCTGCCACCCGATCGCACGTCGCTCGCCGCCAAGCTGGAACGGACCGAGGCCGCCCTGGCGCGGGAGGAAGCCGGGGTTCGAGACGATCTGATCGTCCTGGTGCTGGAAAATGCCCAGACCGGACAGGTTCGTGGTACATGCCAGATTTTCAGCACGGTGGGGCAAAGCTGGCCCTTCTACTCCTATCGCCTGGGTGTATTGACCCAGCATAGTCGCGAACTGGCCCGCACCTTCCGCGCTCAGATGCTGTCTCTGACCACCGACCTGGAAGGATCGACCGAGGTCGGCGGGCTGTTCCTGCATCCACGCGAACGTGCCGAAGGGCTAGGCCTGCTCCTGGCGCGCAGCCGCTACCTCTATATCCGCAACCATCGCGATCGGTTTGGCGACCGGGTTATCGCCGAACTGCGCGGAGTGATCGACGAAGCGGGCGGTTCTCCCTTCTGGGATGGGCTGGCAGGCCGTTTCTTCGGGATGAATTTTCAGGAGGCCGACGAGTTCAATGCCGTCAACGGCAACCAGTTCATCGCCGATCTCATGCCCAAGACCCCGATCTACACCGCGATGCTGACCGACAGCGCGCGCGCCGTCATTGGCTTGCCCCATCCCAATGGGCGCGCGGCGATGCGAATGCTGGAGACCGAGGGATTCACAAATGCGGGCTATGTCGATATTTTCGACGGCGGCCCAACGATGGTCGGCCAAATCGATCAATTGCGGACCGTTGCCCAGGCACGCGACACGACTCTGACCGCCATTCACGAGCGTGGCGGCGACAAGATGCTGGTCGCGACGGGCAGCTTGGCGGACTATCGCTGCACTTATGGCTTCGTGCTGGAAAGCGCGGATGGCGCAGTGTCGCTCGATGCGGCCAGTGCAGCGCTTCTTCGGCTGGAACCGGGGCAGATATTCACCATGGCGGGGCGGGCATGA
- a CDS encoding DUF481 domain-containing protein: MRYCLALIPALLAAPAAANSPALLPPSVREMMEAAIANGNETEIATVAKIAKQTNPQSADEIQRMVNSWKERTKATHDTVIREARFTELWTGKFEAGGFRSTGSTSEIGISAAAQVKREGLQWSHKLSATVDYRRANGITSRERYTASYEPRYQFDPRGFAYGLTQFERDPSIGYDERYTASAGIGYKLVVSKPLDLSLDAGPSVRHAKYVIGERETKLGARASMDLAWRLTPNVTFKQTAAGYAESDVFSLNSLTSLQTKVSTRLSAGLSYTVQYESETLLSARDFDTLSRLTLSYDF, from the coding sequence ATGCGATACTGCCTCGCCCTCATCCCTGCACTGCTTGCAGCCCCAGCCGCAGCCAATTCGCCTGCGCTCTTGCCGCCTTCCGTTCGCGAGATGATGGAAGCAGCCATAGCCAACGGCAACGAGACCGAAATCGCGACCGTCGCCAAGATCGCAAAGCAGACCAATCCCCAATCTGCGGACGAAATTCAGCGGATGGTGAACAGTTGGAAAGAGCGGACGAAGGCGACCCACGACACGGTGATACGCGAAGCCCGTTTCACCGAATTGTGGACCGGAAAATTTGAAGCAGGCGGCTTTCGATCGACCGGTTCCACGAGCGAAATCGGCATCAGCGCGGCGGCTCAGGTCAAGCGGGAAGGACTGCAGTGGAGCCATAAGCTCAGCGCCACCGTCGATTATCGCCGAGCGAACGGGATCACGTCCCGCGAGCGCTATACCGCCAGCTACGAGCCGCGCTATCAGTTCGATCCGCGCGGGTTCGCCTATGGCCTGACCCAATTCGAGCGCGACCCCTCGATCGGCTATGACGAACGTTACACTGCTTCGGCCGGCATCGGTTACAAGCTGGTGGTCAGCAAGCCGCTGGACCTGTCACTCGATGCTGGACCGTCGGTGCGACATGCCAAATATGTGATCGGCGAGCGGGAAACGAAGCTCGGCGCCCGTGCCTCGATGGACCTGGCCTGGCGCCTGACTCCCAACGTGACGTTTAAACAAACAGCGGCCGGCTATGCCGAAAGCGATGTTTTCTCGCTCAACTCATTGACGTCGTTGCAGACCAAAGTCAGCACCCGCTTGTCTGCGGGTCTCTCCTACACGGTTCAATATGAATCAGAGACTTTGCTGTCCGCACGAGACTTTGACACGCTCAGTCGGCTAACGCTCAGCTACGATTTCTGA